The region ATTTTGATCTGCATCGTGTAAATCTGAAAAATAAAATTCATTCAATATTTTTTGAAACTTCTCAAATGATGTTTTTACGCCAATTTCACTCTTCATTCTTCTTAATAAACCTAATTCATTAAAGGGTTGATCTGGATCAAAATCCCTTAAATGAAAATAGGTCATTACGTAGTTGGACTCTTTAAAAAGCTTTTGAATTACGGAATAAGGCAACAATCGAAAAAAACCTCCTCCAGAATAAATTATCTGTTGTCCAAAAAATGAATAAGAACTAATAGGAAATTCCTTTATAATTCCACTTTTAGTTTTAATTATAAATGGAGTATTTTTAGGAAAATCTGGTAACCCCCCAAATCGACCGTCATTTGGATATACTGAGCAGTCGAATTGAATTCCCGATTGCACCAATAGTTCAAAAGCCCAAATATTCGTAGAATTAATTGAAAATCCGGGTGCTCTATAACTAATAACTTTTTTACCAATCAGGTCTTCTATCGAAAATAAAGACCTTTTTAAATCTTCTTTATATTCATAATATGATTGGTTGTGAGCTATTTTATGAATATCAGAATGGGACCCAATCTCAAATCCTAAATTAGAAATCTTTTTTATCAAACTAGGATATTGCCGAGTAATCCAACCTATACAAAAAAAGTTTGCCTTGACATTGTGCTCAATTAATGTATCAAGCAGTTTTTCAATTGTATACGGAAATCTAGGTGTAATACTAGACCACCTCTCTACAGAAGAATTATTATGGCTTTCAAAAACATGAAACCATTCTTCAATATCAAATGATAATATCTTCATTATTAGATAAAATTCTTTTTATCACTTTTGCTGGCCTTCCTGTTGCTATAACCCAATCGGGTATATCCTTAGTTACTATTGATCCTGCACCAACAATTGCGCCTTCTCCAATTGTAACTCCTGGCAAAACTAAAGTATCCATACCAAGAAGACATCCTTTCTTCAAATGGATTTTCTCTCTATTATAGGGTAGTTTTGAATAGTCACCATTAATATAATATTTACTGAGGTCTCTTTGATGACATAACAAGAGACACCTATTGGCAATATGAACTTTATCTTCGATTTCTATCAACTTAGCATTATTAAAATCCATCCAAACCTCATACCCAATAAAAACATTTTTGCCAACCTTGCAACCCATTAATTTCCATAGCCTAGGGCGAATAAGTCGGTAATTCAATGGTGTTAGAAGTACTGAGTACATGCAATACTTAAGAATAATAGCATTTAAAAGCCCCTTAAGACCTTTTGATAATGCCTTAAAAAATGAAATATTGCCATACTCACCTTCAGAGAAATCAAGTCCGATTGATTTTAAAAATCTATATGTTAAACTAGTGTTTGTCATAGTAGCCTTGTACTAAAATTTTCGATAAAATATTTATTATTTGATAAATAATGATAAATACTTATTCGAAATAACATCCCAAGTATAACTTGAAGATGCAATAAGATACATCTCATTTTTCAAATCATCAAACGATTTAGAATTAAGATTTTTGATGACTTCTATTAATGTTAAACTATCTGAAAAGTAATAAGATTTATTCATAGTGGTAAGTCGATTGACTGGTACATCAAAGCATATTATAGGAATTTCATAACTCATTGCTTCAACTAATGAAGGCGCAGTTCCACATCGAGAATGGCTATGGATATAAAGTTTTGTATTAGACCTAATTGTATCCAATTCATCTTTATCATATACTGCATCAACTAAAAATATG is a window of Tenuifilaceae bacterium CYCD DNA encoding:
- a CDS encoding polysaccharide deacetylase, whose translation is MKILSFDIEEWFHVFESHNNSSVERWSSITPRFPYTIEKLLDTLIEHNVKANFFCIGWITRQYPSLIKKISNLGFEIGSHSDIHKIAHNQSYYEYKEDLKRSLFSIEDLIGKKVISYRAPGFSINSTNIWAFELLVQSGIQFDCSVYPNDGRFGGLPDFPKNTPFIIKTKSGIIKEFPISSYSFFGQQIIYSGGGFFRLLPYSVIQKLFKESNYVMTYFHLRDFDPDQPFNELGLLRRMKSEIGVKTSFEKFQKILNEFYFSDLHDADQNFSWATGPVVNL